A single region of the Xiphophorus maculatus strain JP 163 A chromosome 3, X_maculatus-5.0-male, whole genome shotgun sequence genome encodes:
- the nat14 gene encoding N-acetyltransferase 14, with amino-acid sequence MVRLELDQVVMRRMKEDDIEVVKALVKEGCEGTENRLILHILTRPLCLFILAVFSSILRCLVHSFILALAIPVFLLIVFLKITMPRSTGVLGSSRPYWDYVGSSYRGQQDETLQNPYCRISGKTPGTKKQRRRLGCKDKDKETSSEKITAEREQAAGQVWVADCEGDIVGCVFRESETRPSVRRICRLVTGCWYRREGLGRLLVQSLELKERESSARRVYAHIPYPSKVGEAFFRKVGYRQLGEADEEDDDEMKNETPERGFMGYPLTKVFYKDL; translated from the exons ATGGTGAGGCTGGAGTTGGACCAGGTGGTaatgaggaggatgaaggagGACGACATTGAAGTAGTGAAAGCCCTTGTTAAG GAAGGCTGCGAGGGCACTGAGAACCGTCTCATCTTACACATCCTCACACGTCCACTCTGCCTTTTCATCCTGGCTGTTTTCTCCTCGATCCTGCGCTGCCTTGTTCACTCTTTCATCCTGGCCCTCGCTATCCCTGTGTTCCTGctgattgtttttctcaagATCACTATGCCACGGTCAACGGGGGTCCTGGGCAGCAGTCGCCCCTACTGGGACTACGTTGGCAGTAGCTACAGAGGCCAACAGGATGAGACGCTACAGAATCCTTACTGCAGGATCAGTGGGAAAACACCAGGAACAAAAAAG CAACGGCGCAGACTTGGAtgcaaagacaaagacaagGAAACATCATCAGAGAAGATCACTGCAGAGAGAGAGCAAGCAGCAGGTCAGGTGTGGGTGGCAGACTGCGAAGGGGATATCGTGGGCTGCGTCTTCCGTGAGAGCGAGACACGTCCGAGTGTGAGGAGGATCTGCAGGCTTGTGACGGGCTGCTGGTACCGCAGGGAGGGTCTGGGTCGTCTTCTGGTCCAGAGTCTGGAGCTGAAGGAGAGGGAGAGCAGCGCACGTAGGGTGTACGCACACATACCCTACCCGTCCAAAGTAGGCGAAGCCTTCTTCAGGAAAGTGGGCTATCGGCAGCTTGGTGAGGCTGATGAAGAAGATGACGATGAGATGAAGAACGAGACCCCAGAGAGAGGTTTTATGGGGTACCCTCTCACTAAGGTGTTCTACAAAGACTTGTGA